One window of Streptomyces sp. NBC_00273 genomic DNA carries:
- a CDS encoding Dyp-type peroxidase, protein MDDLKLRESDDIQGDVIAGFKKDQMTLLFLKFEDAARARTWVKALEPQISTTRQVATFNAAFSKARKASAGDDPKALKATWINVSFTCAGLHELTGKDPLPSVKPGSGLEAFKQGSDKRALGDTGDSSPEMWLFGNGKGQVVHAVLTVASDTVQDLQATVRQQREACAAAKIVIVFQQDAATLSGSRRGKEHFGFKDGVSEPGVIGFDEPDPVKPEYVKGHHGTRLIPPGEFVVGHDRVGGVPHETPDWADNGSFQVVRRLGQDVPGFWFQVAGQLKALKQAKVVPPEATTEWLAARLVGRWRSGTPVATCPNADRPSSALAGEDNDFGYRNDPEGFITPLFSHLRKTNPRDGLQEKPGDPPFDENPVMDRRRIIRRGAPYGAPFDPASEGPGGPDEKRGLLFVCYQSDLVQQFEFIQKAWIDSPDFPPNRTNKPGPDGMVGAAGKLSYETPGKTTQLSLSQFVFTEGSVYAFAPSLTLLRLLGDGRLTDKPPTVVRPTDAFLPIPDMQRDKGKSWYWAYGAGSDGAVCRTVSIADGDEHTDVIERPDRPLTMWPCYLGVTKVDAVLPVPDEQRINGRSRFWLFHTVEGRQVYRRIWIADGAESGLPPEQGAGTDLPDRSLSAWASFSGIERVDAFLPVPDMQRVNGKSHYWVFHTIMGRQVYRLISIADGRLHQDALERGDRGLDLWRSLTGITRVDEFLAVPDMQRINGMSLFWVFHQDQYRIIVIRDGHGHEDQITVEDRPLTMWTSLTG, encoded by the coding sequence GTGGACGATCTCAAGCTGCGTGAGAGCGACGACATCCAGGGCGATGTGATCGCCGGCTTCAAGAAGGACCAGATGACCCTGCTGTTCCTCAAGTTCGAGGATGCAGCGCGGGCGCGCACCTGGGTCAAGGCGCTGGAACCGCAGATTTCCACGACGAGGCAGGTGGCGACCTTCAATGCCGCCTTCAGCAAGGCCAGGAAGGCCTCGGCCGGCGACGACCCGAAGGCGCTGAAGGCCACCTGGATCAACGTCAGTTTCACCTGCGCGGGCCTGCATGAGCTGACCGGAAAGGACCCGCTGCCCTCCGTCAAGCCCGGCAGCGGTCTGGAGGCCTTCAAGCAGGGCTCGGACAAGCGGGCACTCGGAGACACCGGCGACAGCTCGCCGGAGATGTGGCTCTTCGGCAACGGCAAGGGCCAGGTCGTCCACGCCGTGCTCACCGTCGCCTCGGACACCGTCCAGGACCTCCAGGCGACGGTCAGACAGCAGCGCGAGGCGTGCGCCGCGGCCAAGATCGTGATCGTGTTCCAGCAGGACGCCGCCACCCTGTCCGGCAGCCGGAGGGGGAAGGAGCACTTCGGCTTCAAGGACGGCGTCAGCGAGCCCGGTGTCATCGGCTTCGACGAGCCGGACCCCGTCAAGCCCGAGTACGTCAAGGGCCATCACGGCACTCGGCTGATCCCGCCCGGCGAGTTCGTCGTCGGGCACGACCGGGTCGGCGGCGTGCCGCACGAGACGCCCGACTGGGCTGACAACGGCAGCTTCCAGGTGGTGCGCCGGCTCGGCCAGGACGTCCCCGGCTTCTGGTTCCAGGTCGCCGGGCAGCTGAAGGCGCTCAAGCAGGCCAAGGTGGTGCCGCCCGAGGCCACCACGGAGTGGCTGGCCGCCCGCCTCGTCGGCCGGTGGCGGTCCGGCACCCCCGTCGCCACGTGCCCGAATGCCGACCGGCCCTCCAGCGCGCTGGCCGGGGAGGACAACGACTTCGGCTACCGCAACGACCCCGAGGGCTTCATCACCCCGCTCTTCTCGCACCTGCGCAAGACCAACCCCCGGGACGGCCTGCAGGAGAAGCCCGGTGATCCGCCGTTCGACGAGAATCCGGTGATGGACCGCCGCCGGATCATCCGACGCGGCGCCCCGTACGGCGCGCCCTTCGACCCCGCCTCGGAGGGCCCCGGAGGGCCCGACGAGAAGCGCGGCCTGCTCTTCGTCTGCTACCAGTCGGACCTTGTGCAGCAGTTCGAGTTCATCCAGAAGGCATGGATCGACAGCCCGGACTTCCCACCCAACCGGACCAACAAGCCCGGCCCCGACGGAATGGTCGGCGCCGCCGGCAAGCTCAGTTACGAGACCCCCGGCAAGACCACGCAGCTGAGCCTGAGCCAGTTCGTCTTCACCGAGGGGTCCGTCTACGCCTTCGCTCCCTCGCTGACCCTGCTACGGCTGCTCGGTGACGGTCGGCTCACCGACAAGCCGCCCACCGTAGTCCGGCCGACCGACGCCTTCCTGCCCATCCCCGACATGCAACGGGACAAGGGCAAGAGCTGGTACTGGGCGTATGGGGCGGGCAGCGACGGCGCCGTCTGCCGAACCGTCTCTATCGCCGACGGGGACGAGCACACGGACGTCATCGAGCGCCCCGACCGGCCGCTGACCATGTGGCCGTGCTACCTCGGAGTGACGAAGGTCGACGCGGTCCTGCCCGTCCCGGACGAACAGCGGATCAATGGCCGCAGCCGGTTCTGGCTGTTCCACACCGTCGAGGGCCGGCAGGTCTACCGGCGGATCTGGATCGCCGACGGCGCCGAGTCCGGGCTCCCTCCCGAGCAGGGGGCCGGGACCGACCTGCCGGACCGTTCCCTCTCCGCTTGGGCCTCGTTCAGCGGCATCGAAAGGGTGGACGCCTTCCTGCCGGTGCCCGACATGCAGCGGGTGAACGGCAAGAGCCACTACTGGGTCTTCCACACCATCATGGGTCGTCAGGTCTACCGGCTCATCTCGATCGCCGACGGCAGGTTGCACCAGGACGCCCTCGAGCGCGGCGACCGAGGGCTCGACCTATGGCGATCACTGACCGGGATCACAAGGGTCGACGAATTCCTCGCGGTCCCGGACATGCAGCGGATCAACGGCATGAGTCTGTTCTGGGTGTTCCACCAGGACCAGTACCGGATCATCGTGATCCGCGACGGCCACGGCCACGAGGACCAGATCACGGTCGAGGACCGACCCCTGACCATGTGGACGTCCCTGACGGGCTGA
- a CDS encoding DUF5959 family protein yields MDTNTQSDAIELIRLADPGQGVTVRLRSIEPTLESLGVRHYDAEAVVTSGFVNGTVYLGFDSEDLSDWGRLLDAIEENEQEADLDEPFTADWPRSGRTAYLRFIADDPYVVEVHDGPSTQIVVSVPLDMGEEWIAESRERLADARAALGAGTEDHHGARP; encoded by the coding sequence ATGGACACGAACACACAGTCCGATGCGATTGAACTGATCCGGCTGGCCGACCCTGGCCAGGGCGTCACCGTTCGTTTGCGTTCAATCGAGCCCACCCTCGAAAGCCTGGGCGTCCGGCACTACGACGCGGAAGCCGTCGTCACAAGCGGCTTCGTGAACGGAACCGTCTATCTCGGGTTCGACTCCGAGGACCTCTCAGATTGGGGCCGGCTTCTGGACGCCATCGAGGAGAACGAGCAGGAGGCCGACCTCGACGAGCCGTTCACGGCGGACTGGCCCCGATCCGGCCGCACGGCCTACCTCCGATTCATTGCCGACGACCCCTACGTGGTCGAAGTCCATGACGGGCCCAGCACCCAGATCGTTGTCTCCGTGCCGCTGGACATGGGCGAAGAGTGGATAGCCGAGTCCAGGGAGCGTCTGGCTGATGCCCGAGCAGCTCTCGGAGCTGGCACAGAGGACCACCACGGCGCACGTCCCTGA
- a CDS encoding galactose oxidase early set domain-containing protein, which translates to MSRSNPRLSARRRLATAISVCAATAMAVSMALASAGPVLAHTGHGDEGDAVPYGPASRAASAPVTVDPEEAATLGKEHAAEHARTRMAMAGVGEYPQTTRTERLKALTASQEKANASFDAAEFGRFQEYFQSPDFAAHVALLPTGKVLLFSFERIETNPQNEPAPTQTIGKENAGRAWIWDPAKGTGAGAFTEKKPPVINMPDGRNEPRPAPFFCAGHSYLPNGMLGVFGGNLGGNGGSGAKLSLVFDPWAEEWYLNKDMSVGRWYPSVVTGADGRQVIMSGQSELGWGTPTPVVERFPAATHQVPFEKSVKPIGWGVDQLKTEAPFKWDYPQLFSLRDGKIYGLGRSVDQQWLFDTAADTKTDLPDRPDMNKGKPGPDGGEWRRNYGSAVPLPAGFRGPDSVLVLGGDRNDPNTYRLAGGKWNTEKPRAFGRTQDDTLLLPNGNLLTVNGAFDIRDYGNGPYNPNADLKYRQVELRDESGDWKLGPVQRLPRGYHSNAVVLPDGRVMITGDELQQLANDPDITDNNNGSIEIFEPAYLHQGSRPSLGLIFNPSVVYNEKITVSTSTPNDVTRAVLLAPTTATHSINTSQRHLELRIKSRSGNFLELQAPPTAAAAPPGHYMLFLLNEEGAPSKAGWIQVKPPTTAATGATATKTTPGD; encoded by the coding sequence ATGTCCCGCAGCAATCCGCGCCTATCCGCCCGCCGGAGGCTCGCCACGGCGATCTCAGTCTGCGCCGCCACCGCGATGGCCGTGTCCATGGCCCTGGCGTCGGCAGGCCCCGTACTCGCCCACACCGGTCACGGAGACGAGGGCGATGCCGTCCCGTACGGCCCCGCCTCCCGGGCGGCGAGCGCACCGGTCACCGTCGACCCGGAGGAGGCTGCGACGCTCGGCAAGGAACACGCCGCGGAGCACGCCCGCACCCGGATGGCCATGGCCGGCGTCGGCGAGTACCCGCAGACCACCCGTACGGAGCGGCTCAAGGCACTGACCGCCTCCCAGGAGAAGGCCAACGCGTCCTTCGACGCGGCCGAGTTCGGCCGGTTCCAGGAGTACTTCCAGTCCCCGGACTTCGCGGCCCACGTCGCGCTGCTGCCCACCGGCAAGGTCCTGCTGTTCTCCTTCGAGCGGATCGAGACCAACCCGCAGAATGAGCCCGCCCCCACCCAAACCATCGGCAAGGAGAACGCCGGCCGTGCCTGGATCTGGGACCCGGCCAAGGGGACCGGCGCCGGCGCGTTCACCGAGAAGAAGCCGCCGGTCATCAACATGCCCGACGGCAGGAACGAACCCCGCCCGGCCCCGTTCTTCTGCGCCGGCCACTCCTACCTGCCCAACGGCATGCTCGGCGTCTTCGGCGGCAACCTTGGCGGCAACGGAGGCAGCGGCGCCAAACTGTCCCTGGTCTTCGACCCGTGGGCGGAGGAGTGGTACCTGAACAAGGACATGTCCGTCGGCCGGTGGTACCCGAGCGTGGTCACCGGCGCCGACGGGCGCCAGGTGATCATGTCCGGTCAGTCGGAGCTCGGCTGGGGCACCCCCACCCCCGTCGTCGAGCGCTTCCCCGCCGCGACCCACCAGGTGCCCTTCGAGAAGTCGGTCAAGCCGATCGGCTGGGGAGTGGACCAGCTCAAGACCGAAGCCCCCTTCAAGTGGGACTATCCGCAGCTGTTCTCGCTGCGCGACGGGAAGATCTACGGACTCGGCCGCTCCGTGGACCAGCAGTGGCTCTTCGACACCGCCGCCGACACCAAGACCGACCTGCCGGACCGCCCGGACATGAACAAGGGCAAGCCGGGCCCGGACGGCGGGGAGTGGAGGCGCAACTACGGCTCCGCCGTCCCCCTGCCAGCCGGCTTCAGAGGCCCCGACTCGGTCCTGGTCCTCGGCGGCGACCGCAACGACCCGAACACCTACCGTCTGGCCGGCGGCAAGTGGAACACCGAGAAGCCCCGCGCCTTCGGCCGCACCCAGGACGACACCCTGCTCCTGCCGAACGGCAACCTGCTCACCGTCAACGGTGCCTTCGACATCCGCGACTACGGCAACGGACCGTACAACCCCAACGCCGATCTGAAGTACCGCCAGGTCGAACTGCGCGACGAGAGCGGCGACTGGAAGCTCGGCCCCGTGCAGCGGCTTCCGCGCGGCTACCACTCCAACGCCGTGGTCCTCCCGGACGGCCGAGTCATGATCACGGGCGACGAGCTCCAGCAGCTCGCCAACGACCCCGACATCACCGACAACAACAACGGCAGCATCGAGATCTTCGAGCCCGCCTACCTCCACCAGGGCAGTCGCCCCTCGCTCGGCCTGATCTTCAACCCCAGCGTCGTCTACAACGAGAAGATCACGGTCAGTACGAGCACGCCCAACGACGTCACCCGCGCCGTCCTGCTGGCCCCGACCACCGCCACCCACTCGATCAACACCAGCCAGCGTCACCTCGAACTACGTATCAAGAGCCGCAGCGGCAACTTCCTGGAGCTCCAGGCCCCACCGACCGCCGCCGCGGCCCCGCCCGGTCACTACATGCTCTTCCTCCTCAACGAGGAAGGTGCACCGAGCAAGGCGGGCTGGATCCAGGTCAAGCCCCCGACGACCGCCGCAACGGGTGCCACCGCCACCAAGACGACGCCCGGCGACTGA